One window of Salegentibacter sp. Hel_I_6 genomic DNA carries:
- a CDS encoding bifunctional GNAT family N-acetyltransferase/carbon-nitrogen hydrolase family protein produces the protein MNETPKIELRNLKLKDYQELKVSMIKSYQKMPEEYWSKDEIRNLVNKFPEGQFCIIIDNKIAGCALSIIIDSKKFDEDHTYDEIIGGENFSTHTKNGDILYGIDVFIHPDYRGMRLGRRLYEARKEVCEQLNLKSIVFGGRIPNYATYSKELTPKKYIEKVKLQEIHDPVLSFQLSNDFHVKKVIKGYLPGDAESKEYAVLMEWNNIYYTKTTKLIDTPKTVVRLGLVQWQMRLFKDYDALVSQIEFFVDAVSDYQSDFILFPELFNAPLMAEFNELTEPEAIRGLSTYTERLLETFQEFAVNYNINIITGSMPMVIGEHMYNVGFLCRRDGSYERYEKLHITPAEESAWGMKGGSKLQTFDTDCGKIGVLICYDIEFPEVGRILAEEGMNILFVPFMTDTQNGYSRVKICAQARAVENECYVAIAGSVGNLPKVNNMDIQYAQSAVLTPSDFAFPVNGIKAEATPNTESTLLVDVDLDLLKELHAFGSVRNMKDRRKDLYSLKKKK, from the coding sequence GTGAACGAAACTCCCAAAATTGAACTTCGAAATTTAAAGCTTAAAGATTATCAGGAACTCAAAGTTTCTATGATAAAGAGCTACCAGAAAATGCCAGAGGAATACTGGAGTAAAGATGAAATTAGGAATCTGGTCAATAAGTTTCCCGAAGGGCAGTTTTGTATTATTATAGATAATAAAATTGCGGGCTGTGCGCTTTCCATCATCATCGATTCTAAAAAGTTTGATGAAGATCATACTTACGATGAAATAATTGGGGGTGAAAACTTTTCTACACATACTAAAAACGGTGATATTTTATACGGAATAGATGTTTTTATTCATCCAGATTACCGCGGGATGCGCCTGGGAAGACGTCTGTACGAAGCCCGAAAAGAGGTTTGTGAGCAGCTTAATCTAAAATCTATTGTGTTTGGTGGGCGTATTCCTAATTACGCGACATATTCTAAAGAACTCACGCCTAAAAAATATATTGAAAAAGTAAAACTTCAGGAAATTCATGATCCTGTCTTGTCTTTCCAGCTTTCAAACGATTTTCACGTAAAAAAAGTAATTAAAGGCTATTTGCCCGGCGATGCCGAAAGTAAGGAATACGCGGTGTTAATGGAGTGGAATAATATTTACTACACCAAAACCACCAAATTGATAGATACGCCCAAAACCGTGGTTCGTCTTGGTTTGGTACAATGGCAAATGCGACTTTTTAAGGATTATGACGCGCTGGTTTCCCAAATTGAATTCTTTGTAGATGCGGTAAGTGATTATCAGAGTGATTTTATTCTTTTTCCTGAATTGTTTAATGCGCCACTTATGGCCGAATTCAATGAATTAACTGAACCTGAAGCCATCCGTGGACTTTCTACCTATACTGAACGTTTGCTGGAAACCTTCCAGGAATTTGCGGTGAATTACAATATAAATATCATCACCGGAAGTATGCCGATGGTGATTGGTGAGCATATGTATAACGTAGGCTTTTTATGTCGCCGCGACGGAAGTTATGAACGTTATGAAAAATTACATATCACTCCGGCTGAAGAATCGGCCTGGGGAATGAAGGGCGGTAGCAAACTCCAGACCTTTGATACCGACTGTGGGAAAATAGGTGTACTAATTTGTTATGATATTGAATTCCCTGAAGTAGGCCGAATTTTAGCCGAAGAAGGAATGAATATTTTATTTGTTCCGTTTATGACCGACACCCAAAACGGTTATTCCCGCGTAAAAATTTGCGCGCAGGCCAGGGCGGTAGAAAATGAATGTTATGTGGCTATTGCGGGGTCCGTTGGGAATTTACCCAAAGTGAATAATATGGATATTCAATATGCCCAAAGCGCCGTATTAACGCCTTCAGATTTCGCATTTCCCGTAAACGGAATTAAAGCCGAAGCTACGCCTAATACCGAAAGTACTTTATTGGTTGATGTAGACCTGGATTTGCTAAAAGAGTTACACGCCTTTGGAAGTGTAAGAAATATGAAGGATCGCAGGAAGGATTTATATTCTTTAAAGAAGAAAAAGTAG
- the ilvD gene encoding dihydroxy-acid dehydratase, producing the protein MHNKFSKVLTQSDSQPASQAMLHAIGLTKEDFKKPFVGIASTGYEGNPCNMHLNDLAKLVKKGANENELVGLIFNTIGVSDGISMGTPGMRYSLPSRDIIADSMETVIHAMSYDALITVVGCDKNMPGALMAMLRINRPSILVYGGTIASGCHKGKKLDVVSAFEAWGAKTAGDIDKDEYDSIIEKACPGAGACGGMYTANTMASAIEALGMALPYNSSNPAVGEEKKTESEEAGKAVRLLIEKDIKPRDIVNRKSLENAIRLLTVLGGSTNAVLHFLAIAKSAEVDFSLTDFEKICDSTPFLADLKPSGKYAMEDVHRIGGIPAVLKYMVENDMLHGDCLTVTGKTLAENLADVPGMEEGQDVFRPLDNPIKKTGHIRILYGNLAEGGSVAKITGKEGLQFTGTAKVFNSEYDANDGISEGKVKKGDVVVIRYEGPKGGPGMPEMLKPTSAIMGAKLGKDVALITDGRFSGGTHGFVVGHITPEAQEGGLLAFLKDGDQITINAETNKIEVALSAEEIEKRKENWKAPALKFNKGVLYKYARTVSSASQGCVTDEF; encoded by the coding sequence ATGCATAATAAATTCAGTAAAGTTTTAACACAAAGCGATTCGCAACCGGCATCACAGGCTATGTTGCACGCCATAGGTTTAACCAAAGAAGATTTTAAAAAACCATTTGTGGGTATTGCCAGTACCGGGTACGAAGGCAATCCGTGTAATATGCACCTTAACGATTTGGCCAAATTGGTTAAAAAGGGCGCTAACGAGAATGAACTTGTTGGTTTAATTTTTAATACCATTGGCGTGAGCGACGGGATTTCTATGGGCACGCCTGGAATGCGTTATTCGCTGCCATCTCGAGACATTATAGCCGATTCGATGGAAACGGTAATTCATGCGATGTCTTATGATGCATTGATCACCGTTGTGGGATGCGATAAAAATATGCCCGGCGCGCTAATGGCAATGTTACGAATAAACCGACCATCAATTTTAGTTTATGGTGGGACGATAGCTTCCGGTTGTCATAAGGGTAAAAAACTCGATGTGGTTTCCGCTTTTGAAGCCTGGGGCGCAAAAACTGCCGGAGATATCGACAAGGATGAATATGATAGCATTATAGAAAAAGCCTGTCCGGGTGCAGGTGCCTGTGGTGGGATGTATACCGCTAACACTATGGCTTCTGCGATTGAGGCTTTAGGAATGGCGCTGCCTTATAATTCTTCAAACCCTGCGGTGGGTGAAGAAAAGAAAACTGAAAGTGAGGAAGCCGGAAAAGCGGTGCGTTTGCTAATTGAAAAAGATATAAAGCCTCGTGATATTGTAAATCGAAAATCATTGGAAAATGCGATTCGTTTACTTACGGTGCTAGGTGGTTCTACCAATGCTGTATTACACTTTTTGGCCATTGCGAAATCGGCCGAAGTTGATTTTAGCTTAACCGATTTTGAAAAAATATGTGATAGCACTCCGTTTTTAGCCGATCTAAAACCAAGCGGAAAATATGCTATGGAAGATGTGCATAGAATTGGAGGAATTCCAGCGGTTCTAAAATATATGGTGGAAAACGATATGCTTCACGGCGATTGCCTTACTGTAACCGGAAAGACCTTAGCCGAGAATCTGGCAGATGTTCCAGGTATGGAAGAAGGCCAGGATGTATTTAGGCCTTTGGATAACCCAATCAAGAAAACCGGACATATCAGGATTCTCTACGGAAATCTTGCTGAAGGCGGATCTGTAGCGAAAATCACCGGAAAGGAAGGTTTACAATTCACCGGAACAGCTAAGGTATTTAATAGTGAATATGATGCTAATGATGGAATTTCAGAAGGAAAGGTAAAAAAGGGAGATGTCGTCGTCATTCGGTATGAAGGGCCAAAAGGCGGTCCCGGAATGCCGGAAATGTTGAAACCTACTTCTGCAATAATGGGAGCAAAACTCGGTAAAGATGTGGCTTTAATTACGGACGGAAGATTTTCTGGAGGAACCCACGGTTTTGTCGTCGGTCACATTACACCGGAAGCCCAGGAAGGTGGTTTGCTGGCATTTCTGAAAGATGGAGACCAGATTACCATAAACGCTGAAACCAATAAAATTGAAGTTGCGCTTTCAGCAGAAGAAATAGAGAAAAGAAAAGAAAACTGGAAAGCCCCCGCTTTAAAATTTAATAAGGGTGTGCTTTACAAATATGCAAGAACGGTTTCTTCGGCCTCTCAAGGTTGTGTTACCGATGAATTTTAA
- the ilvB gene encoding biosynthetic-type acetolactate synthase large subunit, whose translation MEVKTASFEKTASPKATTVSGAEAVIKCLLEEGVDTLYGYPGGAIMPVYDELYKYQKQIHHVLTRHEQGATHAAQGYARVSGKVGVAMATSGPGATNLVTGIADAQIDSTPMVCITGQVGSHLLGSDAFQETDIIGISTPITKWNYQITKAEEIPEILAKAFFIARSGRPGPVLIDITKDAQFASLEFNYKKCSGIRSYKPTPEINLIEVERAAEAINNAKKPMIVFGQGVILGGAEELFKQVVEKSGVPAAWTILGLSAMPTDHPLNVGMVGMHGNYGPNVLTNECDVLIAIGMRFDDRVTGNLEKYAKQAKVIHFEIDPAEINKNVYADIPVLGNVNETLKVLLELLKPNKHEAWHQKFKDHYKIEFDKIIKNDLNAERGKIGMAEVIDEINKCSKGDAVIVSDVGQHQMVACRYSKFNQTRSNVTSGGLGTMGFALPAAIGAKMGAPERDVVAVIGDGGYQMTIQELGTIFQTKVPVKIVVLNNDFLGMVRQWQQLFFEKRYASTEMINPDFITIAKGYHIKAKQVSKREGLKEAVTEMMQSKEAYFLEVKVEQEENVFPMVPTGASVSDIRLE comes from the coding sequence ATGGAAGTTAAAACAGCTAGTTTCGAAAAAACGGCTTCCCCAAAAGCAACCACGGTTTCAGGAGCTGAAGCAGTGATAAAATGTTTATTGGAGGAAGGGGTGGATACGCTTTACGGCTATCCCGGCGGAGCAATTATGCCCGTTTATGATGAATTGTATAAATATCAGAAACAAATTCACCACGTCCTCACCCGTCACGAACAGGGTGCAACCCACGCCGCACAAGGCTATGCTAGAGTTAGTGGAAAAGTAGGGGTAGCGATGGCAACATCGGGTCCCGGAGCCACGAATTTGGTCACAGGAATTGCAGATGCGCAAATAGATTCTACCCCAATGGTGTGTATCACCGGGCAGGTAGGTTCGCATTTGCTGGGAAGTGATGCTTTTCAGGAAACCGATATTATTGGAATTTCCACGCCTATTACCAAGTGGAATTACCAGATTACCAAAGCAGAAGAAATCCCGGAAATCTTAGCTAAAGCTTTTTTTATCGCTCGTTCAGGAAGACCGGGTCCGGTTTTAATAGATATTACCAAAGATGCACAATTCGCTTCATTGGAATTCAATTATAAAAAATGTTCTGGCATTAGAAGTTATAAACCTACACCTGAAATAAATTTAATAGAAGTTGAAAGAGCTGCCGAAGCGATCAACAATGCTAAAAAGCCTATGATCGTTTTTGGTCAGGGAGTGATTTTAGGTGGTGCTGAAGAACTTTTTAAGCAGGTTGTTGAAAAATCGGGCGTACCGGCTGCCTGGACAATTTTAGGGCTTTCAGCAATGCCAACCGATCATCCTTTAAATGTGGGAATGGTTGGAATGCATGGAAACTATGGTCCAAATGTGTTAACCAATGAATGCGATGTGTTAATTGCCATTGGGATGCGTTTTGATGACCGGGTAACCGGGAATTTGGAGAAATATGCTAAACAGGCTAAAGTGATCCATTTTGAAATAGATCCGGCTGAAATTAATAAAAACGTTTATGCCGATATTCCGGTTCTGGGAAATGTAAACGAAACGCTTAAAGTTTTATTAGAACTTTTAAAACCTAATAAACACGAGGCCTGGCATCAAAAATTTAAAGATCATTATAAAATTGAATTCGATAAGATCATTAAAAATGATTTAAATGCAGAACGCGGTAAAATTGGAATGGCCGAAGTTATTGATGAAATAAATAAATGCTCTAAAGGTGATGCGGTAATTGTTTCAGATGTTGGTCAACATCAAATGGTGGCCTGTCGCTATTCAAAATTCAATCAAACCAGAAGTAATGTAACTTCCGGAGGCTTAGGAACAATGGGATTTGCACTTCCCGCGGCTATTGGTGCTAAAATGGGGGCACCAGAACGCGATGTGGTTGCAGTAATTGGTGATGGCGGTTATCAGATGACGATACAGGAATTAGGTACTATTTTTCAAACAAAAGTTCCTGTGAAAATTGTGGTTTTAAATAACGATTTCCTCGGAATGGTGCGGCAATGGCAGCAATTGTTTTTTGAAAAGCGCTATGCCTCTACTGAAATGATCAATCCAGATTTTATAACAATTGCTAAAGGATATCATATTAAGGCAAAACAGGTTAGTAAGCGGGAGGGTTTAAAAGAAGCGGTTACCGAAATGATGCAATCTAAAGAGGCATATTTCCTTGAAGTAAAAGTTGAACAGGAAGAAAATGTTTTCCCAATGGTTCCTACCGGGGCTTCAGTTTCTGATATAAGATTAGAGTAA
- the ilvN gene encoding acetolactate synthase small subunit gives MEKKNFTVSVYTENNIGLLSRIAAIFQKRHINIESITASRSEVNEVMRFTIVVQVTEEQVKKVAGQIEKQIEVIKAFYHTDDEMIYQETALYKINSADFVEDLNIQDFIKESNARIVTVTPKFFVIEKTGKRHETDSLYEKLKPYGLMQFVRSGTIAVTKNEMPISNILEQFDTTN, from the coding sequence ATGGAAAAGAAAAATTTCACAGTTTCGGTGTATACCGAAAACAACATAGGCCTTTTGAGCCGTATTGCAGCTATTTTTCAAAAAAGGCACATCAATATAGAGAGTATTACAGCTTCCAGGAGCGAGGTAAACGAAGTAATGCGCTTTACCATTGTGGTGCAGGTTACTGAGGAACAGGTTAAAAAAGTTGCCGGACAAATAGAAAAGCAAATTGAAGTAATTAAAGCTTTTTACCATACCGATGATGAAATGATCTACCAGGAAACCGCGCTGTATAAGATCAACTCAGCCGATTTTGTTGAAGATCTTAATATCCAGGATTTCATAAAGGAATCTAATGCGCGCATTGTCACGGTTACACCAAAGTTTTTTGTAATAGAAAAAACCGGAAAACGCCATGAAACCGATAGCCTTTACGAAAAATTAAAACCTTATGGATTGATGCAGTTTGTACGTTCGGGCACTATTGCAGTGACTAAGAACGAAATGCCAATCTCGAACATTTTAGAACAATTTGATACAACCAATTAA
- the ilvC gene encoding ketol-acid reductoisomerase produces the protein MTNYFNSLSLREQLAQLGTCRFMGSDEFSDGVAALKGKKIVIVGCGAQGLNQGLNMRDSGLDISYALRDGAIKEKRQSYKNASENNFKVGTYEELIPTADLVINLTPDKQHTSVIKAIQPHIKKDAVLSYSHGFNIVEEGMKIREDITVIMVAPKCPGSEVREEYKRGFGVPTLIAVHPENDPQGIGFEWAKAYAVATGGDKAGVLASSFVAEVKSDLMGEQTILCGVLQTGSILSFDKMVAEGVEPAYASKLIQYGWETITEALKHGGITNMMDRLSNPAKIKADAISEELKQILRPLFQKHMDDIISGEFSSRMMRDWENGDKELFEWRAATGETAFEKSEATSEQIKEQEYFDKGVLLVAFVKSGVELAFETMVEAGIIADSAYYESLHETPLIANTIARKKLFEMNRIISDTAEYGCYLFDHSAKPLIKDYVSGLPKEVIGHSFGTDYTGVDNQQLIAVNDDIRQHPVEKVGGRLRKAMTAMKKIQE, from the coding sequence ATGACGAATTATTTTAACAGTCTTTCTTTACGTGAACAATTAGCCCAATTAGGAACCTGTAGGTTTATGGGGAGTGATGAATTCAGCGACGGAGTGGCTGCTTTAAAAGGAAAAAAGATAGTGATTGTGGGCTGCGGCGCTCAAGGCCTTAACCAGGGCTTGAATATGCGAGATAGCGGCCTTGATATTTCTTATGCGCTTCGGGATGGAGCTATTAAAGAAAAGCGCCAATCTTATAAAAACGCTTCAGAAAATAATTTTAAAGTCGGGACTTACGAAGAATTGATTCCCACAGCTGATTTGGTAATTAACCTAACGCCAGATAAACAACATACTTCAGTAATAAAAGCGATTCAGCCGCATATTAAAAAAGACGCGGTGCTTTCTTATTCCCACGGATTTAATATCGTGGAAGAAGGAATGAAAATTCGGGAAGACATTACCGTAATTATGGTGGCGCCAAAATGTCCTGGTAGTGAAGTTCGAGAAGAATATAAAAGAGGTTTTGGAGTGCCGACTTTAATTGCCGTGCATCCTGAAAACGATCCGCAGGGAATTGGTTTTGAATGGGCTAAAGCCTATGCCGTTGCCACTGGGGGAGATAAAGCAGGTGTTTTGGCATCTTCTTTCGTTGCTGAAGTAAAATCAGATCTTATGGGAGAGCAAACCATATTATGTGGAGTGCTGCAAACCGGGTCTATTTTGAGCTTCGATAAAATGGTCGCTGAAGGTGTGGAACCTGCTTACGCTTCGAAATTAATTCAGTATGGTTGGGAAACCATTACCGAGGCTTTAAAACATGGCGGAATTACTAATATGATGGATAGGCTATCAAATCCGGCCAAGATCAAAGCCGATGCGATTTCCGAAGAATTAAAGCAAATATTGCGTCCGCTTTTTCAAAAGCATATGGATGATATTATTTCAGGAGAATTTAGTAGCCGAATGATGCGTGATTGGGAAAATGGTGATAAGGAATTGTTTGAATGGCGTGCAGCCACCGGGGAAACTGCTTTTGAGAAATCTGAAGCAACTTCTGAACAGATCAAAGAACAGGAGTATTTTGATAAGGGAGTTTTACTGGTAGCCTTTGTGAAGTCTGGTGTAGAGCTGGCTTTTGAAACTATGGTAGAAGCTGGAATTATTGCAGATTCTGCTTATTATGAATCCTTACACGAAACTCCGTTAATCGCCAATACTATTGCCAGGAAGAAATTGTTCGAGATGAACAGGATTATTTCTGATACGGCAGAATACGGTTGTTATTTGTTTGATCATTCGGCAAAACCGCTTATTAAAGATTATGTGAGTGGATTGCCAAAAGAGGTTATAGGCCATTCTTTCGGAACTGATTATACCGGAGTGGACAATCAACAGTTAATTGCAGTAAATGATGATATTAGGCAACATCCCGTTGAAAAAGTGGGTGGAAGGCTAAGGAAAGCAATGACTGCAATGAAAAAAATACAGGAATAA
- the ilvA gene encoding threonine ammonia-lyase IlvA — MDTLLADKKTYKPQLKAVKEAAGRISKVVVKTPLMPSFTYSNKFSANVMLKREDLQQVRSYKIRGAYNKISSLPQEQLDKGVICASAGNHAQGVAFACNKLQVKGVIYMPITTPRQKVEQTNMFGGDWVEVVLKGDTFDDSFKSSMKHADKFGLVFIHPFDDEKVIEGQATIGLEILEQAKEPIDYVFAPLGGGGLLAGLSSMFKQLSPNTKIIGVEPEGAPSMTSSLKEGKLVELKSIERFVDGAAVQKVGSRNFEICRENLDKMITVPEGKICQSILDLYNQDAIVVEPAGAMAISALDFFAEEIKGKNVVCIVSGSNNDITRTAEIKERALLYAGLKHYFVISFPQRAGALKDFLEKVLGPKDDITHFEYSKKHHRENAPAVVGIEINDPADFEPLVNRMKANNFYGEYLNDKPNLFQYLV; from the coding sequence ATGGATACTTTGCTGGCAGATAAAAAAACATATAAACCTCAGTTAAAAGCTGTGAAAGAAGCGGCAGGACGCATTTCTAAGGTGGTTGTTAAAACCCCTTTGATGCCTTCTTTTACCTATAGCAATAAATTTTCAGCAAATGTAATGTTGAAAAGGGAAGACTTGCAACAGGTTCGCTCTTATAAAATTCGCGGAGCTTATAATAAGATTTCGAGCCTTCCGCAAGAACAGCTGGATAAAGGAGTTATTTGTGCCAGCGCCGGAAATCACGCCCAGGGTGTAGCTTTTGCCTGTAATAAACTGCAGGTAAAGGGTGTGATCTATATGCCCATTACCACCCCAAGGCAAAAAGTGGAACAAACAAATATGTTTGGGGGCGATTGGGTTGAAGTTGTTTTAAAAGGAGACACTTTTGATGATTCGTTTAAAAGTTCTATGAAACATGCCGATAAATTCGGGTTGGTTTTTATTCATCCGTTCGATGATGAAAAGGTAATAGAAGGCCAGGCCACTATTGGTTTGGAAATCCTGGAACAAGCTAAGGAACCTATAGATTATGTTTTTGCACCCCTTGGTGGTGGTGGACTTTTAGCCGGATTGTCATCAATGTTTAAGCAACTTTCGCCAAATACAAAGATAATTGGTGTAGAACCTGAAGGGGCTCCTTCTATGACTTCTTCTTTAAAAGAAGGAAAACTGGTAGAATTAAAATCGATTGAACGTTTTGTTGATGGTGCCGCGGTTCAGAAAGTCGGGAGCCGAAATTTTGAAATTTGTAGGGAAAATCTCGATAAAATGATCACGGTCCCTGAAGGAAAGATCTGCCAAAGTATTCTTGACCTTTATAATCAGGATGCTATTGTGGTGGAACCTGCCGGGGCAATGGCTATAAGTGCACTCGATTTTTTTGCTGAAGAAATTAAAGGAAAAAACGTGGTGTGTATTGTTAGCGGAAGTAATAATGATATCACCAGAACAGCCGAAATTAAGGAACGTGCTTTATTGTATGCAGGTTTAAAACATTATTTTGTGATAAGCTTTCCGCAAAGAGCAGGTGCATTAAAAGATTTCCTGGAAAAAGTTCTGGGACCTAAAGACGATATTACCCATTTTGAATATTCTAAAAAGCATCACAGGGAAAATGCTCCCGCGGTTGTGGGGATAGAAATAAACGACCCGGCAGATTTTGAGCCATTGGTTAACAGGATGAAAGCGAATAATTTTTACGGGGAGTATCTTAACGATAAGCCTAATTTGTTTCAATATTTGGTATAA
- a CDS encoding GNAT family N-acetyltransferase: MKIVIANKSHAQYAEIICTTIEESAKVRGTGIARRTSEYIIGKMEKGNAVIALDGEKFAGFCYIETWSHDRYVANSGLIVHPDFRNQGLAKEIKEVVFNHSRKMYPNAKIFGITTGLAVMKINYELGYQPVTFSELTDDEAFWKGCQTCKNYDILTRTERKMCLCTGMMYDPERKKEKTQKKESLNDKAFKRLKNIKQTLFYKKEKNEN, from the coding sequence ATGAAGATTGTCATTGCTAATAAATCTCACGCTCAATACGCTGAGATTATTTGTACAACTATAGAAGAATCTGCAAAGGTTCGCGGCACCGGCATTGCCCGCCGAACTTCCGAATATATCATTGGTAAAATGGAAAAGGGGAATGCGGTTATTGCTTTAGACGGTGAAAAATTTGCCGGCTTCTGCTATATCGAAACCTGGAGTCACGATAGGTATGTGGCAAACTCAGGCCTAATTGTGCACCCCGATTTCAGAAATCAGGGATTGGCCAAAGAGATCAAGGAAGTGGTTTTTAACCATTCCAGGAAAATGTATCCCAATGCTAAGATCTTCGGGATCACTACAGGTTTGGCTGTGATGAAAATAAATTATGAGTTGGGATACCAACCTGTAACTTTTTCTGAATTAACCGATGATGAAGCTTTTTGGAAAGGCTGCCAAACTTGTAAAAATTACGATATCCTTACCCGAACCGAGCGTAAAATGTGTCTCTGCACGGGAATGATGTATGATCCTGAACGAAAAAAGGAGAAAACACAGAAAAAGGAGAGTTTGAATGATAAAGCTTTTAAAAGGCTAAAAAATATCAAGCAAACTTTATTTTATAAAAAGGAGAAAAATGAAAACTGA
- a CDS encoding argininosuccinate synthase, whose protein sequence is MKKVVIAYSGGLDTSYCAKYLSKEENFEVHAVSVNTGGFSEEEVKKIGENAQKIGAKTYKNIDAVSSFYQKVVKYLIFGNVLKNNTYPLSVSAERIVQAIEIVNYAKSIDAKYIAHGSTGAGNDQVRFDMIFQIIAPEIEIITPIRDKQLSRQEEIEYLKQNGVEMNWEKSKYSVNKGLWGTSVGGAETLTSEKPLPESAYPSQLLDKKPKQISLTFFKGELSAVNGKENSPEKNIEILENIASKYAIGRDIHVGDTIIGIKGRVGFEAAAALITIKAHHLMEKHTLSKWQLQHKDYLANWYGTHLHEGQYLEPVMRDLEAFLESSQKQVSGEVFITLHPYRFTLDGIKSENDLMNSSFGNYGEENKAWTSHDAKGFIKILSNAGKIYQHVNTEK, encoded by the coding sequence ATGAAGAAAGTAGTTATAGCATACAGTGGAGGTTTGGATACTTCTTACTGCGCAAAATATTTATCTAAAGAAGAAAACTTTGAAGTCCATGCCGTGAGTGTCAATACCGGTGGATTTTCAGAAGAAGAAGTGAAGAAAATTGGGGAAAATGCCCAAAAAATAGGTGCAAAAACCTATAAAAACATTGATGCGGTTTCTTCATTTTACCAGAAAGTGGTAAAATATTTAATCTTCGGAAATGTGCTAAAGAACAATACCTATCCACTTTCAGTAAGTGCAGAGCGAATTGTACAGGCCATAGAGATCGTGAATTACGCAAAAAGTATTGATGCTAAATATATTGCGCACGGTAGTACGGGTGCAGGAAACGATCAGGTAAGATTTGATATGATTTTTCAAATTATCGCTCCGGAAATTGAGATTATTACGCCAATCAGGGATAAGCAACTCAGTAGACAGGAAGAGATTGAATACCTGAAGCAGAATGGAGTGGAAATGAATTGGGAAAAGTCAAAATATTCGGTGAACAAAGGCCTTTGGGGAACCAGTGTTGGTGGAGCAGAAACTTTGACATCAGAAAAGCCTTTACCCGAATCGGCTTATCCTTCCCAGCTTCTTGATAAAAAACCGAAACAAATCAGTTTGACATTTTTCAAGGGTGAACTTTCCGCAGTAAATGGAAAAGAAAATTCTCCTGAGAAGAATATTGAGATCCTGGAGAATATCGCTTCCAAGTATGCAATTGGGCGAGACATCCACGTAGGCGATACGATTATTGGAATTAAAGGTAGAGTGGGGTTTGAAGCCGCCGCGGCCTTAATTACTATTAAAGCTCACCATTTAATGGAAAAGCATACGCTAAGTAAATGGCAATTACAGCATAAAGATTATTTGGCTAACTGGTATGGTACGCATTTACACGAAGGTCAGTATTTAGAACCTGTAATGCGAGATTTGGAAGCTTTTTTAGAAAGTTCACAAAAGCAGGTTAGCGGAGAAGTTTTTATCACTTTGCATCCTTATAGATTCACTTTAGACGGAATTAAGTCTGAAAATGATTTAATGAATTCCAGTTTCGGAAATTATGGCGAAGAAAATAAAGCCTGGACTTCCCATGATGCCAAAGGATTTATAAAAATTCTTTCGAATGCGGGCAAGATCTACCAACACGTTAATACAGAAAAATGA